In one Mastacembelus armatus chromosome 19, fMasArm1.2, whole genome shotgun sequence genomic region, the following are encoded:
- the LOC113135161 gene encoding E3 ubiquitin-protein ligase TRIM39-like, translated as MASCSDEDFFCPVCSDIFKDPVLLACSHSFCKACLQRWWKDKEIRECPVCRAVCQWSDPPHNLALKNLCETFLQQRCQRSSSGVETLCCLHSEKLKLYCLDHQQPVCVVCRDAKIHSDHRFRPIDETAQEQRQELQKSLKPLQDKLKVLKEVRINFNQTAEHIKVQTRHAEKQIKEQFQKLHQFLQDEEEARMFALREEEEQKTQMMKERIEALTPQIAALSDTVRATEQELRVDDVSFLHNYKAAVERVQLHSLLNEPQPCSGVLIDLPKHLGNLIFNIWNRMKDMVSYSPVILDPNTANPELILSEDLTSVRHGKRQFLPEIPERFEYWDSVLGSGFMSGTHSWDIEVGDNKEWELGVLAEPTCRQEFVGSTVWSVEYSDAGYRAYSPTNKYTPLSVREKLKRIRVHLDWDNGQLSFSEPDTNTHIHTFMDTFTEKLGPYLCTRDALPLKILPAKVSVTVDS; from the coding sequence ATGGCTTCTTGTTCAGACGAGGATTTCTTCTGTCCTGTCTGCAGTGACATCTTTAAAGATCCTGTCCTCTTAGCGTGTAGCCACAGCTTCTGTAAAGCCTGTCTGCAGAGGTGGtggaaagacaaagaaatcaGGGAGTGTCCGGTTTGTAGAGCTGTATGCCAGTGGAGTGATCCACCTCATAACTTGGCACTAAAGAACCTGTGTGAGACCTTTTTACAACAGAGATGTCAGAGATCTTCATCAGGTGTTGAGACACTCTGctgcctgcactctgagaagCTCAAACTCTACTGTCTGGACCATCAGCAGCCGGTGTGTGTCGTCTGTCGTGATGCTAAAATACACAGTGACCACAGGTTCAGACCCATCGATGAAACTGCACAGGAACAAAGACAGGAGCTCCAGAAATCCCTGAAGCCCTTACAGGACAAATTAAAGGTTTTAAAGGAAGTTCGAATCAACTTTAATCAGACAGCGGAGCACATTAAGGTGCAGACCCGGCACGCAGAGAAACAGATTAAGGAGCAGTTTCAGAAGCTTCACCAGTTTCTACAAGATGAAGAGGAGGCCAGGATGTTTGCtttgagagaggaagaggagcagaagacTCAAATGATGAAGGAGAGGATTGAAGCTCTGACTCCTCAGATAGCAGCTCTTTCAGACACAGTCAGAGCCACAGAGCAGGAGCTGAGAGTGGACGATGTGTCATTTCTACACAACTacaaagctgcagtggaaagAGTTCAGCTGCACTCCCTGTTGAATGAACCACAGCCGTGTTCAGGGGTTTTGATCGATTTGCCGAAACACTTGGGCAACCTGATCTTCAACATCTGGAACAGGATGAAGGACATGGTCTCCTACAGTCCAGTAATTCTGGATCCAAACACTGCCAATCCAGAACTCATCCTGTCTGAGGATCTAACGAGTGTGAGACATGGAAAGAGACAGTTCCTTCCTGAAATCCCAGAGAGGTTTGAGTACTGGGACTCTGTCCTGGGCTCAGGGTTTATGTCAGGGACTCACAGCTGGGATATTGAGGTCGGAGACAACAAAGAGTGGGAACTGGGGGTGTTGGCAGAGCCCACTTGCAGGCAAGAATTTGTGGGGTCTACAGTATGGAGTGTGGAATACAGTGATGCTGGGTATAGAGCATACTCCccaacaaataaatacactcCTCTCTCAGTCAGAGAGAAGCTCAAGAGGATCAGGGTTCATCTGGACTGGGACAACGGACAACTGTCATTCTCTGAGCCtgacactaacacacacatacacaccttcaTGGACACTTTCACTGAGAAACTGGGCCCCTACCTCTGCACCAGGGATGCCCTCCCTCTGAAAATATTGCCTGCAAAGGTCTCTGTAACAGTGGACAGTTAG
- the LOC113135160 gene encoding wings apart-like protein homolog, whose product MTSRFGKTYSRKGGEGTSKFDEVLSTKRGTLSTKWGDTTYKAKVGSKRAGAPKSDSSVLEVYKRPRPCGDGLEDPFGFDSDEESKPVSSRSGNKSSPAKPASAEPPQAERPGVSLDPGSRSSLQVGSHVLASTQGVSWLASDMSQPGVMEDTSRFFNSSIASLGKSQQSPSSSLESQHSYSWYQNASESDRKPLAQTTTLKTGSKAESTYDSWDAIVGLRPPSPSPEPRNPAPMFSWASAGVTAGSCDLGQTRHDKAPSPLQLQSPRESEDLGGDSDFLVETSDYSQTSSSSSLVRNSNCRTYRRPNKQGSGKTTDSSSFAGTVFGADPKSTSDNSNKTTGGRGGRGRTRDYTVLHPSSMSMCNVTIQDRTAEEFSGDAAPSSGGGSSSGSVSTTEAGEAGWTRKKTEEQNTRFRQTQTKSKKDRKLNLFGFEDAETQPEENSANNADGRSSYKIKYFGFDDMSDSDGADDDDDNDSKERRKAKKAATAKAAPVVAAEETPPDDPPDPFESLESRKRPTPKENKKNSEKQDSRIRADVLDFSEEGLRVMASGPRRPPPAKPAEKNPDTLRRIFSAHKKSPTKAVYNARHWTLDSEEEPPPPFFSRSQTAPTAASAGGTSKEPSDSHKDDGVFKAPPPPPKVTKCVTVPTDPYQDTVTALKCRKEHKELYTVVQHVKHFNDVVEFGENQEFTDDFEYLATGLKSGQPLNTRCLSVISLATRCAMPSFRMHLRARGKVAQVFKTLNDAPQHPNLALCTASLMYILSRDRLNMDLDRSCLDLMIRLLELDQDQGGGAGPDSTTQFSAKEIAKMKEKIRKLCDTVHNKHLDLQNITTGHLAMETLLSLTSKRAGDWFKEELRLLGGLDHIVDKVKECVDNLNQEEETEKLGSSLWGAERCLRVLESVTVHNPENQGYLIAYKDSSLIVSSAKALRRCEEMIQRYSREVNSDKAVVGKAVENCMRAIIGVLLNLTHDNEWGSTKTGEQEDLIATALNCVLKVPQYLPQEQRFDIRVLGLGLLINLVEYSARNRYCLMEMEMEGGQGPCDSTVLLSPQHQDITSTGPLSAIAALVQLFLQRERAAVLAEAQTDDLIKEAPKPALDQSGEWQETGGEIQWVANDNDSDKQDDNKKKEDAEDEELDLNKALQHAGKHMEDSIVASYTALLLGCLCQGSPLNVTTVRENLPKGDFSIMTEMLKKFLNFMNLTCDVGTTGQKSISRIIDYLEHC is encoded by the exons ATGACATCCAGATTTGGTAAAACCTACAGTCGCAAGGGAGGAGAGGGCACGTCCAAGTTTGACGAGGTTCTGTCCACCAAAAGAGGCACCCTTAGCACCAAATGGGGTGACACCACCTACAAGGCCAAGGTGGGCTCCAAGCGTGCCGGTGCTCCCAAGAGCGACTCTTCGGTCCTAGAGGTATATAAGAGGCCCCGTCCATGTGGGGATGGCTTGGAGGATCCATTTGGTTTTGACAGTGATGAGGAATCCAAACCGGTGTCATCTCGGAGTGGCAACAAGTCGTCACCTGCCAAGCCGGCCTCAGCAGAGCCTCCCCAGGCAGAAAGGCCGGGTGTTTCTTTGGACCCTGGGAGTAGGTCCAGCCTCCAGGTGGGATCCCACGTTTTGGCATCCACTCAAGGAGTGTCATGGCTGGCCAGTGACATGAGCCAGCCAGGGGTCATGGAGGACACGTCGCGGTTCTTCAACAGCAGCATTGCCAGTTTAG GCAAGTCCCAGCAGAGTCCCTCATCGTCACTGGAGAGCCAGCACAGCTACTCATGGTACCAGAATGCATCTGAGAGCGACAGGAAGCCCCTGGCACAGACCACCACACTGAAGACAGGGTCCAAGGCAGAGTCCACTTACGACTCATGGGATGCTATCGTGGGCCTCCGTCCACCCTCACCAAGCCCGGAACCTCGCAACCCTGCCCCCATGTTCTCCTGGGCTTCAGCAGGTGTTACTGCAGGCAGCTGTGACCTGGGGCAGACCCGGCATGACAAGGCCCCCTCTCCTCTGCAACTACAGAGCCCTAGAGAGAGTGAGGACCTAGGAGGCGACTCAGACTTCCTTGTTGAAACGTCAGACTACTCCCAGacatcttcctcctcatctcttgTAAGAAATTCGAACTGTCGGACGTATCGGAGGCCTAACAAACAGGGCTCTGGCAAAACAACGGACTCCAGCAGCTTTGCCGGCACCGTTTTTGGTGCAGATCCCAAATCCACATCTGACAACAGTAATAAGACAACAGGTGGTAGAGGAGGACGGGGCAGGACGAGAGACTACACAGTGCTGCATCCCTCCTCTATGTCGATGTGTAATGTCACGATCCAAGACCGAACAGCGGAGGAGTTTAGTGGTGATGCAGCACCCTCTAGTGGTGGTGGTAGTAGTTCAGGTTCTGTTAGTACGACAGAAGCGGGAGAGGCGGGATGGACGCGTAAGAAGACGGAAGAACAGAACACAAG GTTTAGGCAGACCCAGACCAAATCAAAGAAGGACAGGAAGCTCAACCTGTTTGGTTTTGAAGATGCAGAAACCCAACCGGAGGAGAACAGTGCCAACAACGCTGACGGCCGATCCAGTTACAAAATCAAATACTTTGGCTTTGACGACATGAGTGACAGTGATGGGGCTGATGATGACGACGACAATGATTCTAAGGAGAGAAGGAAGGCCAAGAAGGCCGCCACTGCCAAGGCAGCCCCGGTGGTTGCCGCAGAGGAAACACCGCCTGATGATCCGCCAGATCCATTCGAGAGCCTGGAAAGTCGTAAAAGGCCAACACCCAAGGAGAACAAGAAGAATTCTGAGAAGCAGGACAGCAGGATACGAGCAG ATGTCCTGGACTTCTCAGAGGAGGGCCTTAGGGTGATGGCCAGCGGCCCCAGGAGGCCGCCTCCGGCCAAACCAGCTGAGAAGAATCCAGATACCCTCCGGAGGATCTTCAGCGCACACAAGAAG TCGCCCACCAAAGCAGTGTATAATGCCAGGCACTGGACTCTGGACAGTGAAGAGGAGCCCCCTCCCCCTTTCTTCTCACGATCTCAGACAGCTCct ACGGCAGCCTCAGCAGGAGGAACCAGTAAGGAGCCCTCTGACTCTCACAAGGATGATGGTGTTTTCaaggctcctcctcctcctcccaagGTCACCAAGTGTGTCACCGTCCCCACAGATCCCTACCAGGACACAGTCACTGCACTCAAATGCCGCAAAGAGCACAAGGAG CTGTATACGGTCGTCCAGCATGTGAAGCACTTCAACGATGTGGTGGAGTTTGGTGAGAACCAGGAGTTTACTGATGACTTTGAGTATCTGGCTACTGGTCTGAAGAGCGGACAGCCTCTCAACACACGCTGCCTTAG TGTCATCAGCCTGGCTACACGCTGCGCCATGCCCAGCTTCAGGATGCACCTCAGGGCCCGAGGGAAGGTGGCTCAGGTTTTCAAAACCCTTAATGACGCCCCACAACACCCG AACCTGGCTCTGTGTACAGCATCTCTGATGTACATCCTGAGCAGAGACAGGTTAAACATGGATTTGGACCGGTCCTGTCTAGACCTGATGATACGGCTGCTGGAGCTGGACCAGGACCAGGGGGGCGGTGCTGGGCCAGACTCCACCACTCAGTTCAGCGCCAAAGAAATCGCCAAGATGAAGGAGAAGATCAGGAAGCTCTGTGACACTGTGCACAACAAGCACCTGGACCTGCAGAACATAACG ACGGGTCATTTAGCAATGGAGACATTACTATCCCTGACTTCAAAGCGAGCAGGAGACTGGTTCAAAGAGGAGCTCCGGCTGCTGGGAGGACTGGACCACATCGTGGATAAAG TGAAGGAGTGTGTTGATAACTTAAACCAGGAGGAGGAGACGGAGAAGCTGGGGTCTTCTCTGTGGGGAGCTGAGAGATGTTTACGGGTGCTGGAGAGT gtcaCGGTCCACAACCCAGAGAATCAGGGCTACCTAATCGCCTACAAAGACTCATCGCTCATCGTCTCCTCTGCAAA gGCGCTGAGGAGGTGTGAGGAGATGATCCAGCGTTACAGCAGGGAGGTGAACTCGGACAAAGCCGTGGTGGGGAAAGCGGTAGAGAACTGTATGAGGGCCATCATCGGAGTCCTGCTGAACCTGACGCACGACAACG aGTGGGGCAGTACAAAGACAGGAGAACAGGAGGATTTAATAGCAACGGCTCTCAACTGTGTTCTCAAAGTCCCTCAGTATCTTCCACAAGAGCAGAGGTTCGACATACGAGTGCTG ggtcTGGGTCTGTTGATCAACCTGGTGGAGTACAGTGCCAGGAACCGGTACTGTctgatggagatggagatggagggaggtCAGGGTCCCTGCGACTCCACGGTGCTGCTCAGCCCTCAGCACCAGgacatcaccagcaccggccCGCTGAGTGCGATTGCTGCACTTGTACAG CTTTTCCTCCAGCGAGAGCGGGCCGCCGTGCTGGCTGAGGCGCAGACCGATGACCTCATCAAGGAGGCACCCAAGCCCGCGCTGGACCAGAGCGGGGAGTGGCAGGAGACGGGTGGAGAGATCCAGTGGGTCGCCAACGACAACGACTCCGACAAACAGGATGACAATAAGAAGAAGGAGGACGCGGAGGACGAGGAGCTCGACCTCAACAAAG ctCTGCAGCATGCAGGGAAGCACATGGAGGACAGCATCGTGGCCTCCTACACAGCACTGCTGCTGGGCTGCCTCTGTCAGGGGAGCCCG TTGAATGTGACTACTGTGAGAGAGAACCTGCCTAAAGGAGATTTCTCCATCATGacagaaatgctgaaaaagTTCCTCAACTTCATGAACCTCACA TGTGACGTCGGCACCACGGGACAGAAGTCCATCTCCAGGATCATCGACTATCTGGAGCACTGTTAG
- the atoh1c gene encoding protein atonal homolog 1, translating into MPPRKSLFASFLSVDPEGGVGPAAPTHLHTDIHALLQRNRAQERPRAERTRVCCDHRDPRCAIVELRLGPSGGALHYLHPDKCALERAQRRRRLAANARERRRMLGLNVAFDRLRSVIPNLESDKKLSKSETLQMAQIYIATLSELLQEAPMRAPRPSGPAQPSQVPTLTTGGPPEPVRDFHPGKSGGARVRAEDERTGYDEDMWERTSGTK; encoded by the coding sequence ATGCCGCCGCGTAAAAGCCTCTTTGCCTCTTTCCTCTCAGTGGATCCGGAAGGAGGAGTCGGTCCCGCGGCCCCGACGCATCTGCACACCGACATCCACGCGCTACTTCAGCGGAACCGTGCGCAGGAGCGACCTAGGGCAGAGCGCACCAGAGTCTGCTGCGACCACAGGGACCCTCGGTGCGCCATCGTGGAGCTCCGGCTGGGCCCCAGCGGCGGCGCGCTGCATTACCTCCACCCGGACAAGTGCGCTCTGGAGCGTGCGCAGCGGCGGCGACGCCTCGCTGCCAACGCccgagagaggaggaggatgctgGGCCTCAACGTCGCGTTTGACCGGCTCCGGAGCGTCATCCCCAACCTGGAGAGCGACAAGAAGCTTTCCAAATCAGAGACTCTCCAAATGGCGCAGATTTACATCGCCACCCTCAGCGAGTTGCTCCAGGAGGCACCGATGCGCGCACCGCGGCCCTCCGGGCCCGCTCAACCCTCACAGGTGCCTACACTAACGACAGGCGGGCCACCGGAGCCGGTCAGGGACTTTCACCCCGGGAAGAGCGGCGGAGCGCGGGTGCGCGCAGAGGATGAGCGGACAGGTTATGATGAGGACATGTGGGAGAGAACAAGTgggacaaaatga